A genome region from Arachis duranensis cultivar V14167 chromosome 6, aradu.V14167.gnm2.J7QH, whole genome shotgun sequence includes the following:
- the LOC107493486 gene encoding extensin-2-like: MSQLWKLVCVLVVIVVAISVPLSDASRTVLEDYYQLPSAPHDDDYDYYSPSPSPSSYEEDDEFVYNDDNDYYYSPAPAPSTSYQDELYDDYYYSPAPSPSYKDDDDDDDYDYDNYSPSPSPSYEDEFGYNDDYYYSPSPSPSYEDDYYYTLAPAPSNDDEFYDDDDYDDDYYNPAPSPSPFQDELDYYSSAPSPSNSQEENVLFHGEYYSPSRSQASQANYLDDNEETLSPTVMSMETTDDDDAEAEAEADEDDPATEVVIPNNNNNDDGGEVMNNEQYVEDEKKSNNNNNNKRAIGYAMVGICLAGLGALVYKKHKNNNQRRNNHPMYVQLSQNRDFA, encoded by the coding sequence ATGTCTCAGCTGTGGAAACTAGTCTGTGTGCTGGTTGTTATTGTAGTAGCCATCAGTGTCCCTTTAAGCGATGCTTCTCGCACAGTCCTAGAAGATTATTATCAACTTCCTTCTGCACCTCACGACgatgattatgattattacTCTCCTTCTCCATCTCCTAGTTCATacgaagaagatgatgaatttgTGTATAATGATGacaatgattattattattctccGGCGCCTGCGCCTTCTACTTCCTATCAAGATGAACTTTACGACGATTATTATTACTCCCCTGCCCCATCTCCTTCATACAAAGACGACGATGACGATGAcgattatgattatgataatTACTCCCCTTCCCCTTCTCCTTCGTATGAAGATGAGTTTGGGTACAATGATGATTATTACTACTCTCCTTCTCCTTCACCTTCTTATGAGGATGATTATTACTATACTCTTGCTCCTGCTCCTTCAAATGACGATGAATTCtacgatgatgatgattatgatgatgattattacaACCCTGCTCCATCTCCTTCTCCATTCCAAGATGAATTGGATTACTACTCCTCTGCACCTTCTCCTTCGAATTCGCAAGAGGAAAACGTGCTCTTTCATGGTGAATATTACTCTCCCTCTCGATCACAGGCGTCACAAGCTAATTACCTTGACGACAATGAAGAAACTCTTAGTCCTACAGTAATGTCCATGGAAACTACTGATGATGATGACGCAGAAGCAGAAGCTGAAGCTGATGAAGATGATCCCGCTACTGAAGTAGTAatacctaataataataataatgatgatggcGGTGAAGTGATGAATAACGAGCAATACGTTGAGGATGAGAAGaagagtaataataataataataacaaaagagCGATTGGGTATGCGATGGTGGGTATATGTTTGGCTGGATTGGGAGCACTAGTTTACAAGAAGCACAAGAACAACAACCAGAGGCGCAACAACCACCCCATGTATGTGCAGTTGTCTCAAAATAGGGACTTTGCTTAA